A genomic stretch from Gorilla gorilla gorilla isolate KB3781 chromosome 20, NHGRI_mGorGor1-v2.1_pri, whole genome shotgun sequence includes:
- the LOC134757659 gene encoding zinc finger protein 709-like gives MKKLTLERNPINASNVVKPSIFPVPFNIMKGLTLERNPMSVSNVGKPSDVPHTFEGMVGLTLERNPMSVKECGKAFRSASHLQIHERTQTHIRIHSGERPYKCKTCGKGFYSPKSFQRHEKTHTGEKPYECKQCGEAFSSSSSFRYHERTHTGEKPYECKQCGKAFRSASILQMHAGTHPEEKPYECKQCGKAFRSAPHLRMHGRTHTGEKPYKCKECGKAFRSAKNLRIHERTQTHVRMHSVERPYKCKICGKGFYSAKSFQIYEKSYTGEKPYECKQCGKAFVSFTSFRYHERTHTGEKPYECKQCGQAFVSFTSFRYHERTHIGEKPYECKQCGKTFRSTSHLRKHGRTHTG, from the coding sequence ATGAAaaaactcacactggagagaaaccctataaatgcAAGCAATGTGGTAAAGCCTTCAATCTTTCCAGTTCCTTTCAATATCATGAaaggactcacactggagagaaaccctatgagtgtaagcaatgtgggaaagccttcagatgTGCCCCACACCTTTGAAGGCATGGTaggactcacactggagagaaaccctatgagtgttaaggaatgtgggaaagccttcagatcTGCCTCACACCTTCAAATTCATGAaaggacacaaacacacataagaATACACTCTGGAGAAAGACCTTATAAATGTAAGACATGTGGGAAAGGCTTTTATTCTCCCAAGTCATTTCAAAGACATGAAaaaactcacactggagagaaaccctatgaatgcaaGCAATGTGGTGAAGCCTTCAGTAGTTCCAGTTCCTTTCGGTACCATGAaaggactcacactggagagaaaccctatgagtgtaagcaatgtgggaaagccttcagatcTGCCTCAATCCTTCAAATGCATGCTGGGACTCACCCTGAAGAGAAGCCCTACGAGTGTAagcaatgtgggaaagccttcagatcTGCCCCGCACCTTCGAATGCATGGtagaactcacactggagagaaaccctataagtgtaaggaatgtgggaaagccttcagatcTGCCAAGAACCTTCGAATTCATGAAAGGACACAAACACACGTAAGAATGCACTCTGTAGAAAGACCTTATAAATGTAAGATATGTGGGAAAGGCTTTTATTCTGCCAAGTCatttcaaatatatgaaaaatcttacactggagagaaaccctatgagtgtaagcaatgtgggaaagcctttgtttctttcacttcttttcgATATCATGAAAGGACTCACACTGGGGAGAAACCCTATGAGTGTAAGCAATGTGGGCAAGCCTTtgtttctttcacttcttttcgATATCATGAAAGGACTCACattggagagaaaccctatgagtgtAAGCAATGTGGAAAAACCTTCAGATCTACCTCACACCTTCGAAAGCATGGTAGAACTCACACTGGATAG